From one Rhodovulum sp. ES.010 genomic stretch:
- a CDS encoding CoA transferase, with translation MSKPLKLGGSSMRGTIDNQIDTALGRSFAPDVALRTASPASLPAWFAVSDLAVASVGAAARELAGMLGLRDVGIDVRRTLIWFGMTLRPDGWAVPDAWDPIAGDYEAQDGWVKLHTNAPHHRDAALSVLGCAAERDAVGEAVRGWRKSDLEDAVVAAGGAAAAMHSLSEWAEHPQGIAVSKEPVIAWRTKSSGVAPKDLDGLRVLDLTRVLAGPVATRFLAGFGASVLRIDPPGWSEPGLEPEVTLGKKLAGLDLRRSDDRTTFEGLLGQADVLVHGYRPGALAGLGYDGDRLRALAPDMIEVALDAYGWSGPWAGRRGFDSLVQMSSGIADAGMARSGAERPVPLPVQALDHATGYLMAAAALRALRILRDRGDVVSARLSLARTAQLLVSAGPTDPLEDMAPIEDGDLVSEATGWGPARRVRFPVVIGGRQPRWPHPARPLRTDPAGW, from the coding sequence ATGTCCAAGCCATTGAAACTCGGGGGCTCCTCAATGCGCGGCACGATTGACAACCAGATCGATACAGCTCTGGGGCGCAGCTTCGCTCCCGATGTGGCCCTCCGCACGGCGTCGCCTGCAAGTCTGCCCGCGTGGTTTGCGGTCTCCGACCTCGCCGTCGCGAGCGTGGGCGCTGCAGCCCGTGAGCTGGCCGGTATGCTTGGCCTCCGCGACGTGGGGATCGATGTCCGTCGGACCCTCATCTGGTTCGGCATGACCCTCCGCCCGGACGGATGGGCCGTTCCGGACGCATGGGACCCGATCGCCGGCGACTACGAGGCGCAAGACGGCTGGGTGAAGCTGCACACCAATGCGCCGCACCACCGGGACGCGGCCTTGTCGGTTCTGGGCTGCGCTGCGGAACGGGACGCGGTCGGCGAGGCGGTCCGGGGGTGGCGAAAATCGGACCTCGAGGACGCGGTCGTGGCCGCCGGCGGCGCTGCCGCGGCCATGCATAGCCTGTCGGAATGGGCGGAGCATCCGCAAGGCATCGCGGTTTCCAAAGAACCCGTGATCGCCTGGCGCACGAAAAGCAGCGGAGTGGCCCCGAAGGATCTCGACGGCTTGCGCGTCCTCGACCTGACACGCGTCCTCGCGGGACCGGTCGCAACCCGCTTCCTGGCGGGCTTCGGCGCCAGTGTGCTCCGGATCGATCCGCCTGGGTGGAGCGAGCCGGGCCTCGAGCCCGAGGTGACGCTCGGCAAGAAGCTGGCCGGCCTTGACCTGCGCCGGTCGGATGATCGGACGACGTTCGAGGGCCTGCTCGGACAAGCGGATGTGCTGGTGCATGGCTATCGGCCCGGCGCGCTGGCCGGGCTCGGCTATGACGGGGATCGGCTACGTGCGCTTGCGCCGGACATGATCGAGGTCGCGCTCGATGCCTATGGCTGGTCCGGCCCGTGGGCGGGTCGGCGGGGGTTTGACAGCCTGGTGCAGATGAGCAGCGGGATCGCCGACGCCGGCATGGCGCGATCCGGAGCGGAGCGTCCTGTGCCATTGCCGGTGCAGGCGCTGGATCACGCGACAGGCTACCTGATGGCGGCTGCTGCCTTGCGTGCGCTGAGGATCTTGCGCGATCGCGGAGATGTCGTCTCGGCTCGCCTGTCTCTTGCTCGCACCGCACAGCTTCTGGTCTCCGCCGGCCCGACGGACCCGCTCGAAGACATGGCGCCCATCGAGGACGGCGATCTGGTCTCCGAGGCCACCGGCTGGGGGCCAGCACGACGGGTTCGGTTTCCCGTGGTCATCGGTGGCCGACAGCCCCGTTGGCCGCATCCGGCACGCCCATTGCGTACGGACCCTGCTGGCTGGTGA